Proteins found in one Aspergillus puulaauensis MK2 DNA, chromosome 8, nearly complete sequence genomic segment:
- a CDS encoding uncharacterized protein (COG:S;~EggNog:ENOG410PSED;~InterPro:IPR007014;~PFAM:PF04930;~TransMembrane:1 (n4-15c33/34o89-116i)) yields the protein MASGLLTLSRTSAVVGIGLGLSFSMLPSSPFRALPMKCDYTAPYSRPESTDTAWAVHPQDPQVKKQGTTVRQTGILTASNMRQVSMGSVLGLVVGVGLRAFSRVLVVLFGMGIVAIEWAASKGYNILPVHRLQRYVKSVNLEKMVSRHVPFKLSFGATMALAAFAQF from the exons ATGGCATCCGGTCTCCTCACGCTCTCCCGGACCTCCGCAGTCGTCGGAATCGGCCTCGGCTTGTCCTTCTCTATGCTCCCTTCCTCCCCCTTTCGCGCCCTCCCTATGAAATGCGATTATACAGCTCCCTACAGCAGACCCGAGTCTACAGATACTGCCTGGGCCGTTCACCCCCAAGATCCACAGGTGAAGAAGCAGGGAACGACTGTGCGCCAAACGGGGATATTAACAGCCTCGAACATGCGACAAGTGAGCATGGGGAGTGTGCTGGGTCTGGTGGTTGGAGTCGGGTTGAGAGCATTTTCTCGGGTTCTGGTCGTACTTTTTGGCATGGGAATTGTAGCAATTGAG TGGGCTGCTTCGAAAGGGTACAATATCCTTCCTGTGCACCGACTGCAGAGATATGTAAAATCCGTCAACCTTGAGAAGATGGTCTCACGGCATGTGCCGTTCAAGCTCAGTTTTGGTGCCACCATGGCTCTGGCAGCTTTTGCCCAATTCTAA
- a CDS encoding bifunctional ornithine acetyltransferase/N-acetylglutamate synthase (BUSCO:EOG09262528;~COG:E;~EggNog:ENOG410PH6D;~InterPro:IPR042195,IPR016117,IPR002813;~MEROPS:MER0011829;~PFAM:PF01960;~go_function: GO:0004358 - glutamate N-acetyltransferase activity [Evidence IEA];~go_process: GO:0006526 - arginine biosynthetic process [Evidence IEA]): MASPAQPTAAMAAFARMAKGQVRCYSAPVDVAFPASKRKYIPTSGTYPKGFTVSGTHVGVKATNTKFPDLALISSETPCSAAAVFTTNKFQAAPVQVSKTILDSTQGQGIRSVVINSGCANAVTGKGGLEDATSMATKVDEHTGVAESGTLVMSTGVIGQRLPISKILSKIPEATQNLSSTHDAWLTTARAICTTDTFPKLLSRTFTLPSSPGRTYSLAGMTKGAGMIHPNMATLLGVIATDAPIVPSALQSLLKSAVSRSFNAISIDGDTSTNDTVAILANGAAGGAPINSTQSNDYAVMQEILTSFTQSLSQLVVRDGEGATKFVTVRIQNSPDIESAQLIASTIARSPLVKTALYGRDANWGRILCAIGYTQGVAPGTVVPERTSVSFKPVDGSPVLKLLVNGEPELVDEQRAATILQEEDLEIVVDLGGGEKGELGGEEGVYWFCDFSHEYVTINGDYRT; this comes from the exons ATGGCCTCTCCCGCCCAACCCACagcagccatggctgcttTCGCCCGGATGGCGAAAGGCCAGGTGCGATGCTACTCCGCACCTGTGGATGTTGCCTTTCCAGCTAGCAAGCGCAAGTACATCCCGACTTCTGGCACATATCCCAAGGGGTTCACTGTTTCCGGTACACATGTCGGCGTGAAAGCGACCAATACCAAATTCCCGGACCTCGCGCTCATCTCCTCCGAGACACCATGTTCTGCGGCTGCCGTGTTCACAACCAACAAGTTCCAGGCGGCTCCAGTCCAGGTTAGCAAGACGATTCTTGATTCCACTCAAGGTCAGGGGATCCGCTCCGTTGTTATCAATTCGGGGTGCGCCAACGCTGTGACCGGCAAGGGTGGTCTTGAAGATGCGACAAGCATGGCTACGAAAGTGGACGAACACACTGGCGTTGCCGAGTCTGGTACCCTCGTCATGAGCACCGGTGTCATCGGCCAACG CCTTCCCATCTCCAAGATCCTCTCCAAAATCCCCGAAGCCACGCAAAACCTATCCTCAACCCACGACGCCTGGCTCACCACTGCCCGCGCCATCTGCACAACGGATACATTCCCCAAGCTTCTCTCCCGCACATTTAcgcttccctcctcccccggcCGTACCTACAGTCTTGCCGGAATGACCAAAGGTGCCGGCATGATTCACCCCAACATGGCTACCCTCCTTGGTGTTATTGCTACAGACGCCCCCATCGTTCCCTCAGCCCTGCAATCGCTCCTCAAATCTGCTGTCTCGCGTTCATTCAACGCTATCTCTATCGACGGCGACACTAGCACAAACGACACCGTCGCAATCCTCGCGAACGGAGCCGCAGGCGGCGCCCCAATTAACTCCACCCAATCGAACGACTACGCTGTCATGCAAGAGATCCTCACCTCATTCACGCAATCACTCTCGCAGCTCGTCGTGcgcgacggcgagggtgcAACCAAGTTCGTTACAGTCCGCATCCAGAACTCTCCTGACATCGAGTCCGCGCAGCTTATTGCGTCGACCATTGCCCGGTCCCCGCTTGTCAAGACAGCGCTGTACGGCCGTGATGCGAACTGGGGTCGGATTTTGTGCGCGATTGGATACACCCAGGGTGTTGCGCCGGGAACTGTTGTGCCGGAGCGAACGAGCGTTAGCTTCAAGCCTGTTGATGGAAGTCCTGTGCTGAAGCTCCTTGTGAATGgggagccggagctggtaGATGAACAGCGTGCTGCTACCATTCTCCAGGAGGAAGATTTGGAAATTGTTGTTGACCTaggtggtggtgagaaggGTGAACttggcggcgaagaaggcgtgTACTGGTTCTGCGACTTCAGCCACGAGTACGTCACCATCAATGGTGATTATAGAACTTGA
- the ORC2 gene encoding origin recognition complex subunit 2 (COG:L;~EggNog:ENOG410PIIK;~InterPro:IPR007220;~PFAM:PF04084;~go_component: GO:0000808 - origin recognition complex [Evidence IEA];~go_component: GO:0005634 - nucleus [Evidence IEA];~go_process: GO:0006260 - DNA replication [Evidence IEA]), translating to MQPDVDDELPASTPKRQRTSNANGTENDHVNGDGSPEPPASKRVKSTPQKPTAETPAALKVSGLRTPSNRSKAKALFSTPTKENGASTPTRARADRSAKKKSARLLLEQDDEDVWDGGDRLAEEILAGEEAQGDTNEQENEMIETVEVDTTESKTDKKDKKDKTAATPKRRAGRPKGAKNKRSPTPEGDLPPHERYFFQNRAGPPRTSNNNLNKVNLLTHEDYFEKHAQYQDPCKRETVFLNDLHRRSFPQWDFEFHQGFNICLYGYGSKRRLTHSFADWLYRKHSASPPSVIIANGHTPNISIRSIFATVVTAILGADVPSKMGAQPIEVLELLQSVLRSRPQQNPITVFINSIDAPTLRRAANQALLARLAATPKIHLLVTADTPNFLLMWDLSLRDQFNFVFHDCTTFVPFDAEFDVVEEVHNLLGRKGRRVGGKEGVEFVLKSLPENAQNLYRLLIIELLSIVDDYQNAEDDVEGADGTADGPKDETGIEFRALYQKASEEFIASSEMMFRTLLKEFHDHQMITSRMDTSGGEILSVPLSRDEMEGVLEDLVMG from the exons ATG CAAcccgatgttgatgatgagctccCTGCCTCGACACCGAAGAGACAGCGGACTTCGAACGCCAATGGCACCGAGAATGATCATGTCAATGGCGACGGATCGCCTGAGCCCCCGGCCTCGAAACGTGTAAAGAGCACACCCCAGAAACCAACTGCCGAAACACCTGCAGCGCTCAAAGTATCCGGACTGAGAACCCCATCGAATCGATCGAAAGCAAAGGCCTTATTCTCAACACCTACCAAGGAAAATGGCGCTTCTACTCCGACAAGGGCGCGTGCGGACCGTTCGGCGAAGAAAAAGAGTGCTCGATTACTCCTTGagcaggatgatgaggatgtttggGACGGAGGCGATCGTCTCGCAGAGGAGATATTAGCTGGCGAAGAGGCACAGGGTGATACCAACGAGCAAGAGAATGAGATGATTGAAACGGTTGAGGTGGATACCACCGAGTCGAAGACagacaagaaggacaagaaggacaagaccGCTGCAACCCCGAAGCGTCGTGCTGGAAGACCTAAAGGAGCAAAGAATAAGCGCTCTCCTACGCCCGAAGGAGATTTGCCGCCGCATGAACGGTACTTTTTCCAGAATCGCGCTGGACCACCACGGACATCAAACAACAACCTGAATAAAGTGAACTTATTGACCCATGAGGACTATTTCGAGAAGCACGCGCAATACCAGGACCCATGCAAGCGGGAAACCGTATTCCTCAACGATCTCCATCGCAGGTCGTTCCCTCAATGGGATTTCGAATTCCACCAGGGATTTAATATTTGCTTATACGGATATGGCTCAAAGCGCCGGCTCACTCACAGTTTTGCGGATTGGCTGTATCGCAAGCACAGCGCAAGTCCTCCGTCCGTCATCATTGCCAACGGGCATACTCCGAACATATCCATCCGTTCCATTTTTGCTACGGTAGTCACAGCCATTCTTGGCGCTGATGTTCCCTCAAAGATGGGGGCTCAACCGATAGAAGTATTGGAATTATTACAGTCAGTTCTCAGGTCGAGACCCCAGCAGAACCCAATAACCGTCTTTATCAACTCTATCGATGCTCCGACCCTTCGTCGCGCAGCGAACCAAGCTTTGCTTGCTCGACTGGCAGCTACACCGAAGATACACCTTCTTGTAACCGCAGACACGCCCAATTTTCTGTTGATGTGGGACCTCAGTCTCCGGGATCAGTTCAACTTTGTATTCCATGATTGTACGACATTTGTACCGTTTGATGCAGAGTTCGatgtggttgaggaagttCATAATCTCCTTGGTCGGAAAGGACGACGTGTTGGAGGCAAAGAGGGTGTTGAGTTCGTGTTGAAAAGTCTTCCAGAAAACGCGCAGAACTTGTACCGACTGCTCATTATTGAATTACTCTCAATTGTGGATGACTATCaaaatgcagaagatgacGTGGAAGGTGCCGACGGGACAGCAGATGGTCCTAAGGACGAGACAGGAATTGAATTCCGAGCGTTATACCAGAAGGCTTCTGAAGAGTTCATCGCATCTTCTGAGATGATGTTCCGGACACTGTTGAAGGAATTCCATGATCACCAGATGATCACTTCGAGAATGGATACAAGTGGAGGGGAAATACTCAGTGTCCCATTGTCTCGcgatgaaatggaaggagTTCTGGAAGACCTCGTTATGGGTTGA
- the SEC61 gene encoding translocon subunit SEC61 (BUSCO:EOG092620E4;~COG:O,U;~EggNog:ENOG410PX0Y;~InterPro:IPR019561,IPR023201,IPR030659,IPR002208;~PFAM:PF10559,PF00344;~TransMembrane:10 (i33-55o75-100i120-139o145-167i174-195o244-263i284-306o359-380i416-434o440-458i);~go_component: GO:0016020 - membrane [Evidence IEA];~go_process: GO:0015031 - protein transport [Evidence IEA]) — protein sequence MSGLRFLDLIKPFTPLLPEVAAPETKVPFNQKLMWTGLTLLIFLVMSQMPLYGIVSSDTSDPLYWLRMMLASNRGTLMELGITPIISSGMVFQLLAGTHLIDVNLDLKTDRELYQTAQKLFAIILSFGQACVYVLTGLYGQPSDLGAGICVLLIVQLVVAGLVVILLDELLQKGYGLGSGISLFIATNICESIVWKAFSPTTINTGRGPEFEGAIIALFHLLFTWSDKQRALREAFYRQNLPNVMNLLATLAVFAAVIYLQGFRVEIPVKSSRQRGMRGSYPVRLFYTSNMPIMLQSALCSNIFLISQMLYSRFSDNILVKLLGVWEPREGSAQLHAASGVAYYMSPPLNFKEALLDPIHTAVYITFMLVACALFSKTWIEVSGSAPRDVAKQLKDQGLVMAGHREQSMYRELKRIIPTAAAFGGACIGALSVASDLLGALGSGTGILLAVTIIYGYFEIAAREGDIGGGLKGLVPGN from the exons ATGAGCGGAC TCCGATTTCTCGATCTCATCAAACCCTTTACGCCCCTCCTCCCGGAGGTGGCAGCTCCTGAAACCAAGGTGCCCTTCAACCAGAAGTTGATGTGGACGGGG TTGACTCTTCTGATCTTCCTGGTTATGAGCCAAATGCCTCTGTATGGTATTGTCTCCTCTGACACTTCGGATCCCCTTTACTGGCTCCGTATGATGCTCGCCAGTAACCGGGGAACCCTGATGGAATTGGGTATCACCCCCATTATCTCCTCCGGCATGGTTTTCCAG CTCCTCGCTGGTACCCACCTCATTGACGTCAACCTTGACCTCAAGACCGACCGTGAGCTCTACCAGACTGCCCAGAAGCTCTTCGCTATTATCCTCTCTTTCGGACAGGCCTGTGTGTACGTCTTGACTGGTCTCTACGGCCAGCCAAGTGACCTTGGTGCTGGTATCTGTGTTCTGTTGATTGTCCAGCTAGTTGTTGCTGGCCTGGTCGTCATTCTCCTCGACGAGCTGCTCCAGAAGGGCTACGGTCTTGGAAGCGGTATCTCTCTCTTCATTGCGACAAACATTTGCGAGTCTATTGTGTGGAAGGCCTTCTcccccaccaccatcaaCACTGGTCGTGGCCCGGAATTCGAGGGTGCCATCATtgctctcttccatctccttttCACCTGGTCCGACAAGCAGCGTGCTCTGCGCGAGGCTTTCTACCGCCAGAACCTGCCTAACGTCATGAACCTGCTCGCTACCCTTGCTGTCTTCGCCGCTGTTATCTACCTCCAGGGTTTCCGCGTTGAGATCCCTGTCAAGTCCTCTCGCCAGCGTGGAATGCGTGGCTCGTACCCCGTTCGCCTGTTCTACACTTCCAACATGCCCATTATGCTCCAGTCCGCTCTGTGCTCCAACATTTTCCTTATCAGCCAGATGCTGTACTCCCGCTTCTCTGACAACATCCTTGTCAAGCTTCTCGGTGTCTGGGAGCCTCGTGAGGGTTCTGCCCAGCTCCACGCCGCTTCCGGTGTCGCCTACTACATGTCCCCTCCTCTCAACTTCAAGGAGGCGCTCCTCGACCCCATCCACACCGCTGTTTACATTACCTTTATGCTCGTTGCCTGtgccctcttctccaagaCTTGGATTGAGGTTTCTGGCTCTGCCCCCCGTGATGTCGCGAAGCAGCTCAAGGACCAGGGTCTCGTCATGGCTGGTCACCGTGAGCAGAGCATGTACAGGGAACTCAAGCGTATCATCCCCACTGCCGCCGCCTTCGGTGGTGCCTGCATTGGTGCTCTCTCTGTCGCTTCTGACCTTCTCGGTGCCCTTGGTAGTGGTACCGGTATTCTTCTTGCCGTTAC TATTATCTACGGTTACTTTGAAATCGCCGCTCGTGAAGGCGACATCGGCGGTGGCCTCAAGGGCCTTGTTCCTGGTAACTAA
- the SNZ1 gene encoding pyridoxal 5'-phosphate synthase subunit PdxS (BUSCO:EOG09263MIB;~COG:H;~EggNog:ENOG410PI0Y;~InterPro:IPR011060,IPR013785,IPR001852,IPR033755;~PFAM:PF01680;~go_function: GO:0003824 - catalytic activity [Evidence IEA];~go_process: GO:0042819 - vitamin B6 biosynthetic process [Evidence IEA];~go_process: GO:0042823 - pyridoxal phosphate biosynthetic process [Evidence IEA]): MASQAPATNGAASNDFTVKAGLAQMLKGGVIMDVVNAEQARIAEEAGAAAVMALERVPADIRAEGGVSRMSDPSMIKEIMEAVTIPVMAKARIGHFVECQILEAIGIDYIDESEVLTPADNVYHVTKHNFKAPFVCGCRNLGEALRRISEGAAMIRTKGEAGTGDVVEAVKHMRTVNADIARARAILQSSADPEPELRAYARQLEAPYELVRESAEKGRLPVVNFAAGGVATPADAALMMQLGCDGVFVGSGIFKSGDAKKRAKAIVQAVTHYKDPKVLAEVSQGLGEAMVGINVAQMQDADKLAKRGW; the protein is encoded by the exons ATGGCTTCCCAGGCCCCCGCGACCAATGGAGCTGCCTCCAACGACTTCACTGTCAAGGCCGGTCTGGCCCAGATGTTGAAGGGCGGTGTTATTATGGACGTTGTCAATGCGGAACAG GCCCGCATTGCTGAAGAGGCCGGTGCCGCCGCTGTCATGGCCCTTGAGCGTGTTCCTGCCGACATCCGCGCCGAAGGAGGTGTCTCCCGCATGTCCGACCCCTCGATGATCAAGGAAATCATGGAGGCCGTTACGATCCCAGTCATGGCCAAGGCCCGTATTGGACACTTTGTTGAATGCCAG ATCCTCGAAGCCATCGGTATTGACTACATTGACGAGTCCGAAGTCCTCACCCCCGCCGATAACGTATACCACGTCACCAAGCACAACTTCAAGGCTCCCTTCGTTTGCGGCTGCCGCAACCTAGGCGAGGCTCTCCGCCGCATTTCGGAGGGTGCTGCCATGATCCGTACCAAGGGTGAGGCCGGCACCGGAGATGTTGTTGAGGCCGTCAAGCACATGCGTACTGTCAACGCTGACATCGCCCGTGCCCGTGCTATTCTCCAATCTTCCGCTGACCCTGAGCCCGAGCTCCGTGCTTATGCTCGCCAGCTGGAAGCTCCCTACGAGCTTGTCCGCGAGAGTGCCGAGAAAGGCCGTCTTCCCGTTGTCAACTTCGCTGCCGGTGGTGTGGCTACCCCAGCCGATGCTGCCCTCATGATGCAGCTGGGATGTGACGGTGTCTTTGTCGGCTCTGGTATTTTCAAGTCTGGTGATGCGAAGAAGCGCGCCAAGGCCATCGTACAGGCTGTAACCCACTACAAGGACCCGAAGGTTCTCGCTGAGGTGAGCCAGGGCCTTGgggaggccatggttggCATCAACGTCGCACAGATGCAGGATGCAGACAAGCTGGCCAAGCGGGGCTGGTAA
- a CDS encoding uncharacterized protein (COG:S;~EggNog:ENOG410PRFM), with the protein MLAEPTRPSATATPAITSSVPPSTLVSPSFKDDRYQPCDDHRLSHIETPAAALTSSSHTPSLHPDTQQTPYMSSHRRANTEIIRPRNPRPTSAQLFGNQAQSFEDLDYTRTRPIPSNDSFARKKLEVGAKLLTDLFQGKSEQANLGLLHRQEDQKSLETGPTSMEDSSIQEPYAPSYTSRTFTSRPQKRMTAPSPLKQVTSSNPLSFFGLRRQGENRQVLPEPAEDELLNLDIGAALFPPSSNNPNGQEAFDDLRTNAENVIQRLQAAYKQRTFALHEVINEKTEKQEELEETKTRIGHLKIQLDGMAEKVLRQDMAMKAMAEELEQERQMRRKEEEARQRSVMLVKSSADDESVSDISVELQAPQWNTKRQSNGTLPSDSGFESGDESVAESVFSRRDGAETPTSIVPASSNVSQVNLPVPQSTTLQANQKEPKPTSAPLARSSAYDRVMKGLASSGITNAWAGNPSKCKICYGVPSSEAWSVMGVLKEENKGLKIRLGELEMVIDDCLSIVGP; encoded by the coding sequence CAACCCTGGTTTCTCCGTCTTTTAAAGACGATAGGTATCAGCCTTGTGATGATCACCGTTTGTCCCACATAGAGACACCTGCAGCTGCCCTAACATCAAGCTCCCATACGCCGTCACTACATCCCGATACACAACAAACCCCGTACATGTCTTCGCATCGCCGAGCAAATACTGAAATAATTCGACCGCGCAACCCTCGGCCGACTTCTGCCCAGTTGTTTGGAAACCAAGCTCAAAGTTTCGAGGATCTCGATTATACTCGGACGCGACCTATCCCATCGAACGACAGTTTCGCCAGGAAGAAGCTAGAAGTGGGGGCCAAGCTCTTGACGGACTTATTTCAGGGGAAATCTGAACAGGCTAACCTGGGGCTCCTGCACCGTCAAGAGGACCAGAAATCCCTTGAGACGGGACCAACCAGTATGGAAGACTCGAGCATCCAGGAGCCGTACGCCCCCTCATATACATCACGAACCTTCACGAGCCGACCACAAAAGCGCATGACCGCACCCTCGCCGCTGAAGCAAGTTACCTCGTCGAAtcccctctctttctttggCCTGAGGCGCCAAGGAGAAAACAGACAGGTCCTCCCCGAGCCTGCAGAGGATGAGCTTCTGAACCTCGATATCGGCGCAGCATTGTTCCCTCCTAGCTCCAATAATCCGAATGGTCAGGAGGCTTTTGATGACCTACGAACCAATGCGGAGAACGTTATTCAGCGGTTGCAGGCAGCCTATAAACAACGAACTTTCGCGCTACACGAAGTCATCAACGAGAAGACCGAGAAACAagaagagcttgaagaaaCAAAGACGCGTATCGGGCATCTCAAGATCCAGCTAGATGGGATGGCAGAAAAGGTCCTCCGCCAGGACATGGCcatgaaggccatggccgaagAACTAGAGCAGGAGAGGCAGATGCGCCgtaaagaagaggaagcgcgTCAACGAAGCGTGATGCTCGTCAAGTCCAGCGCGGACGATGAAAGTGTCTCCGACATCTCGGTTGAACTTCAGGCCCCTCAATGGAACACGAAGCGCCAGAGTAATGGAACTCTTCCCAGCGACTCGGGCTTTGAGTCAGGCGATGAGAGCGTGGCTGAAAGTGTCTTCTCACGCCGGGATGGTGCTGAGACGCCTACTTCTATTGTTCCCGCCTCGTCAAACGTCTCACAAGTCAACCTTCCTGTGCCACAATCCACCACTTTGCAGGCCAATCAGAAAGAACCTAAACCTACATCCGCACCCCTGGCTCGCTCGTCGGCGTATGACAGAGTTATGAAAGGACTTGCATCTAGTGGCATCACCAACGCTTGGGCGGGAAATCCGTCGAAGTGTAAAATCTGTTACGGTGTGCCTTCCTCTGAAGCGTGGAGTGTCATGGGCGTTCTGAAGGAAGAGAATAAGGGTCTCAAAATACGACTGGGCGAGCTTGAAATGGTAATAGACGACTGTCTGAGTATTGTTGGGCCATAA